One Thermofilum pendens Hrk 5 DNA segment encodes these proteins:
- a CDS encoding ATP/GTP-binding protein — protein sequence MVKYLVVFIVGPAGSGKSTFTSSFKDWLLSQSTPASTINLDPAVEYLDYDPDIDIREYVFVRDVIEKYNLGPNGAIIASVDLAVEHLDKVQAAMEDLPEGYVLVDTPGQMEIFAYRQSGTYIVSELCSSSSLCAAVFMVDASIATQPYNFLSQLFLSASMYYRLRLPLTVAVNKIDVLEDMEKNRLLNWLSDVESMENELEFASNVDRVFTKRVLRLLSDFMEVVPFVPVSAKTKENFEQVYFYLQQIYRGGEDFERDASEL from the coding sequence ATGGTGAAGTACTTGGTCGTCTTTATAGTGGGACCAGCTGGCTCCGGAAAGAGTACATTCACTTCGAGCTTCAAGGACTGGCTACTTTCACAGAGTACCCCCGCTTCAACAATCAACCTCGACCCCGCCGTGGAATACTTAGACTATGACCCCGACATCGACATAAGGGAGTACGTATTCGTGAGGGATGTAATAGAGAAGTATAACTTGGGACCTAATGGGGCGATAATAGCCTCTGTCGACTTGGCTGTTGAACATTTAGACAAGGTGCAGGCCGCCATGGAAGACCTACCCGAAGGCTACGTCCTCGTAGACACGCCGGGCCAGATGGAGATTTTCGCTTACAGGCAGAGCGGTACTTACATTGTCAGCGAACTATGCTCGTCCAGCTCCCTCTGCGCTGCGGTGTTCATGGTGGACGCCAGCATAGCCACTCAACCCTACAACTTCCTATCCCAGCTATTCCTCTCGGCGTCGATGTACTATAGGCTGAGGCTACCGCTGACAGTCGCAGTCAATAAGATCGACGTGCTTGAAGACATGGAGAAAAACAGGCTGCTAAACTGGTTGTCCGATGTGGAGTCTATGGAAAACGAGCTCGAGTTCGCGAGCAACGTAGACAGAGTCTTCACGAAGAGAGTTTTACGACTCTTATCGGACTTCATGGAAGTAGTCCCGTTCGTACCCGTCTCTGCGAAAACCAAGGAAAACTTCGAGCAAGTGTACTTCTACTTGCAACAGATCTATAGAGGGGGAGAGGACTTCGAGAGAGACGCAAGTGAATTATAG
- a CDS encoding orotidine 5'-phosphate decarboxylase / HUMPS family protein, translated as MSRRYLVQVALDVVDEERALRVAGAMGEGCRQGAFPCDRLVVEAGTPLIKAVGVRVLPKLKLASGGLTLYADLKTADVGELEASLAYDFGADIASVLARAPMGTLKAFLEAGLKRGRLVAVDTIGIEAREVPFLVREIIRVAREIGFPLEKLVVELHRGIDEEASRQKYFEELGVAVNQIRELSPEVKIAVAGGITPAVKSLVEKLEPDIYVVGRYITQSPNVVERIKEFL; from the coding sequence GTGTCGAGGCGTTACCTGGTTCAGGTTGCGCTCGACGTAGTAGACGAGGAGCGCGCCTTGAGAGTAGCTGGAGCGATGGGCGAGGGTTGTAGGCAGGGAGCTTTCCCCTGCGATAGACTTGTGGTGGAGGCGGGAACACCCTTAATCAAAGCTGTGGGAGTGAGAGTGTTGCCTAAGCTTAAGCTCGCCTCCGGGGGTCTAACACTATACGCCGACCTGAAGACGGCCGACGTAGGAGAGCTGGAGGCCAGTCTAGCATACGACTTCGGAGCCGATATAGCGTCCGTCCTAGCGAGGGCTCCCATGGGTACGCTGAAGGCTTTCCTTGAAGCCGGGCTAAAAAGGGGAAGGCTCGTCGCCGTGGACACTATCGGTATCGAAGCTAGGGAAGTACCGTTCCTCGTGCGAGAAATCATCCGCGTAGCCCGCGAGATAGGCTTCCCCCTAGAGAAGCTGGTCGTCGAGCTTCATAGAGGTATAGACGAGGAAGCATCGAGGCAGAAATATTTTGAGGAGCTCGGCGTTGCTGTGAACCAAATAAGGGAGCTTAGCCCAGAGGTGAAGATAGCGGTTGCAGGCGGCATTACGCCTGCCGTGAAGAGCCTGGTCGAAAAACTGGAGCCAGACATCTACGTGGTGGGGAGGTACATCACGCAGAGTCCAAACGTGGTAGAACGGATCAAGGAATTCCTATAA